One segment of Acidobacteriota bacterium DNA contains the following:
- a CDS encoding decaprenyl-phosphate phosphoribosyltransferase, giving the protein MNGIIRSMRPVQWLKNGFVLAPIVFSGLVGDADAWIRTILAVVAFCAASSAVYLFNDVVDREADRSHPIKKHRPIASGEVSVATALAVAVLLVAGAIAIALWLGGWFPAVLVAYVALVLLYSVALKQVVFLDVLVVAAGFVLRVVGGAVAIGVPVSRWILVVTYLLALYLALGKRRSELVLLGAVAGDHRQVLGHYTLPMVDQAISVALGATVLAYALYTVAPDTVAKVGSDGLLATVPIVLYGLFRYLYLLHRHELGGSPTRALLTDWPLLICVVVWLTVAALVINVAH; this is encoded by the coding sequence GTGAACGGCATCATCCGCAGCATGCGGCCCGTGCAATGGCTCAAGAATGGGTTCGTCCTGGCGCCAATCGTCTTTTCGGGCCTCGTCGGTGATGCCGATGCCTGGATCCGGACAATCCTGGCCGTGGTTGCCTTCTGTGCCGCATCCTCGGCGGTATATCTGTTCAACGACGTCGTCGACCGTGAGGCCGACCGGTCTCATCCGATCAAGAAGCATCGTCCGATCGCCTCCGGAGAAGTGTCGGTGGCGACCGCACTTGCGGTGGCGGTTCTCCTGGTGGCGGGTGCGATCGCCATTGCGCTGTGGCTTGGCGGCTGGTTTCCGGCGGTCCTTGTTGCATATGTCGCGCTGGTTCTTCTGTACTCGGTCGCCCTCAAACAGGTTGTGTTTCTCGACGTGCTGGTAGTCGCAGCTGGATTCGTGCTCCGTGTGGTGGGCGGCGCGGTGGCCATCGGTGTCCCGGTGTCCCGCTGGATCCTGGTTGTCACCTATTTGCTCGCTCTCTATCTGGCACTCGGCAAAAGGCGGTCCGAGCTCGTTCTCCTCGGCGCGGTCGCAGGGGACCATCGACAGGTCCTCGGCCACTACACCTTACCCATGGTGGACCAGGCGATCAGCGTCGCTTTGGGCGCCACCGTCCTCGCATACGCGTTGTACACAGTGGCTCCCGACACGGTGGCCAAGGTGGGCTCGGACGGACTCCTGGCAACTGTGCCGATCGTGCTCTACGGGCTCTTTCGCTACCTCTATCTGCTGCATCGCCACGAGCTCGGCGGCAGTCCTACGCGTGCCCTGTTGACGGATTGGCCACTGCTGATATGTGTCGTGGTATGGCTGACAGTGGCCGCTCTGGTCATCAACGTCGCACACTGA
- a CDS encoding M20 family metallopeptidase: MKDEIAAAAKAIETRLIEARRWFHQHPELSNRETNTGAEIARRLGAMGLEVETGVAHTGVVAVLRGARPGPVVAWRSDIDGLPIQEMVDVPYRSVNDGVMHACGHDVHTTVGLGAAEILTKLRDRLHGTVKFIFQPAEEGAPPGEEGGASMMVAEGVLEDPMPDAIFGLHVMPTLDAGDIALAAGGIMAAADRFTITIHGRMTHGSAPHNGVDAIYVASQVVTALQVIASREVDARRSLVVSIGTFNAGNRWNIIADTAVLTGTVRTLDSETWDGIPERFERIISGICEANRATYELNFERTTPVVDNDRGLIDFARATLTESLGADHVHEATPIMAAEDFAFFQQQIPGAYLFLGVANPSEGWTDYVHTPTFRPDESAIVTGVTAAASLLADFTSKDPLRIAD; this comes from the coding sequence ATGAAGGATGAAATCGCTGCAGCAGCGAAAGCCATCGAGACGCGACTGATCGAGGCCCGGCGGTGGTTTCATCAACACCCCGAGCTCTCCAACCGTGAGACGAATACCGGGGCCGAGATCGCCCGACGCCTCGGAGCGATGGGACTCGAGGTCGAGACCGGCGTGGCACACACCGGCGTCGTAGCGGTTCTGAGAGGTGCCCGACCCGGCCCGGTCGTGGCCTGGCGGTCCGACATCGACGGCCTGCCGATTCAGGAGATGGTCGATGTCCCATACCGCTCGGTCAACGATGGCGTCATGCACGCCTGCGGACACGACGTCCACACTACGGTCGGGCTCGGTGCGGCCGAGATCTTGACGAAACTCAGGGATCGTCTGCACGGAACCGTCAAATTCATCTTCCAGCCCGCGGAGGAGGGCGCGCCGCCCGGCGAGGAAGGCGGCGCCTCGATGATGGTCGCCGAGGGTGTTCTCGAAGATCCAATGCCGGATGCAATCTTCGGGCTTCACGTCATGCCGACCCTCGATGCAGGAGATATCGCCCTCGCGGCTGGTGGCATCATGGCGGCCGCCGACCGGTTCACCATCACAATCCACGGTCGGATGACCCACGGTTCGGCACCACACAACGGGGTCGACGCGATCTATGTCGCTTCTCAGGTGGTTACTGCGCTTCAGGTGATTGCTTCACGCGAGGTCGATGCACGTAGATCTCTGGTCGTGTCCATCGGAACATTCAACGCCGGCAACCGCTGGAACATCATCGCCGACACTGCGGTGCTCACCGGCACCGTGCGTACGCTTGATTCAGAGACCTGGGATGGAATTCCCGAGAGATTCGAGAGGATTATCTCCGGCATTTGTGAGGCCAACCGCGCCACCTACGAGCTGAACTTCGAACGCACAACGCCGGTTGTGGATAACGATCGCGGCCTGATCGACTTCGCGCGGGCAACTCTTACCGAAAGCCTCGGTGCCGATCACGTACACGAGGCCACACCGATCATGGCGGCCGAGGATTTTGCCTTCTTCCAGCAGCAGATTCCCGGGGCCTACCTCTTTCTCGGCGTTGCCAATCCATCCGAGGGCTGGACCGATTACGTACACACGCCCACCTTCAGGCCGGACGAATCGGCGATCGTCACAGGTGTTACAGCCGCAGCATCACTGCTCGCCGACTTCACGAGCAAGGACCCGCTCCGAATTGCGGATTAG
- a CDS encoding ABC transporter permease yields MSKPRSLLLGLVALGFLVLSCLFGPLLLADTGDGDPVHSALLPPLTEVTVLELANGRFHVSPAVSREGDQYRVGGRTSTETVPAAEVIAERNARLWLGSDRFGRDVLRQLLVGGRISLAVAALGVVVALVIGLTVGLAAATGGSVVDAILMRSVDALLAIPLLLLMILLSALFRPGPVLLVVVLGFSSWMGLARLVRGQVLSLRSRTFIQAARVAGTRPTRIWTLHYLPNIKAPVAQDTALRMGDLVLAEATLSFLGLGIPPNLPSWGGMVAEGQRVMLNGWWLSVFPGLAITLLVVSLALIGDGLQRRGEASS; encoded by the coding sequence GTGAGCAAGCCCCGGAGTCTGCTGCTGGGTCTCGTCGCGCTCGGGTTCCTGGTGCTCTCCTGCCTGTTCGGCCCACTCCTGTTGGCCGACACCGGTGATGGTGACCCGGTCCACTCCGCCCTGCTCCCACCTCTCACAGAGGTCACGGTTCTCGAGCTCGCCAATGGCCGATTTCATGTTTCGCCTGCAGTGAGCCGTGAAGGCGACCAGTATCGAGTGGGGGGAAGAACGAGCACCGAAACTGTTCCGGCAGCTGAGGTCATCGCCGAACGCAACGCACGGCTGTGGTTGGGCAGCGATCGTTTCGGCCGCGACGTGTTGCGGCAACTCCTTGTCGGCGGGCGCATATCACTCGCTGTTGCCGCGCTCGGTGTCGTGGTCGCGCTCGTGATCGGTCTCACCGTCGGTCTGGCAGCCGCCACCGGTGGTTCCGTCGTCGACGCCATCTTGATGCGATCAGTGGACGCCCTGCTCGCGATCCCTCTGTTGCTCCTGATGATCCTCCTGTCAGCCCTCTTCAGGCCAGGGCCGGTGCTCTTGGTGGTGGTGCTGGGTTTCAGCTCTTGGATGGGTCTGGCCCGCCTGGTACGGGGCCAGGTTCTTTCGCTCAGATCCCGGACCTTCATTCAGGCAGCGCGCGTCGCTGGCACCCGTCCGACCCGGATATGGACCCTCCATTATCTTCCGAACATCAAGGCGCCGGTTGCGCAGGACACCGCACTGCGGATGGGCGACCTGGTTCTCGCCGAGGCAACCCTGTCGTTCCTCGGGCTTGGGATCCCGCCCAATCTGCCGAGCTGGGGTGGCATGGTGGCCGAAGGCCAGCGAGTCATGCTCAACGGCTGGTGGCTGTCCGTTTTCCCGGGGCTCGCGATCACGCTTCTGGTCGTCAGCCTCGCACTGATAGGTGACGGGCTCCAGCGCCGCGGTGAGGCCAGCTCATAA
- a CDS encoding ABC transporter permease, giving the protein MTGLVLRRLLALVPLMWLVATLTFVIVQAAPGSYADTIDNPRLSPEAREEIRAHYGLDQPAGRQYLSWLKAVASGDLGISALYKEPVASVLVRALPPTVLLAGSGLLIMLVLGLALAVVAVRHPHGWADRVITIFSLGLYGVPSFWLAGMLILVFSVCLGWFPASHMHSVNSENLAGVARTADLLHHLALPALCLGLIGAAGTARYMRTSLLDVRASRFMLAARARGIPNRRLLMVHALRPALLPVVTLFGLALPILVSGSVVIETIFSWPGMGQVAYSAARARDVPLILGATLVGAAAVIIGNLVADLLYAMVDPRARSAR; this is encoded by the coding sequence ATGACCGGACTGGTCCTTCGCCGGCTCCTCGCTCTCGTGCCCCTCATGTGGCTGGTGGCAACTCTGACATTCGTGATTGTCCAGGCGGCGCCCGGCTCGTACGCCGACACGATCGACAACCCGCGGCTCTCTCCGGAGGCCAGAGAGGAGATCCGTGCCCACTACGGGCTCGACCAACCGGCCGGTCGACAGTATCTGAGCTGGCTCAAGGCGGTGGCATCTGGCGATCTTGGAATCTCCGCCTTGTACAAGGAGCCGGTAGCGAGTGTGCTCGTGCGCGCGCTGCCGCCAACCGTGCTCCTCGCTGGAAGTGGTCTCCTGATCATGCTGGTCCTCGGTTTGGCGCTCGCAGTCGTCGCGGTTCGCCATCCCCACGGCTGGGCCGACCGGGTGATCACGATCTTCAGTCTCGGGCTCTACGGAGTTCCCTCATTCTGGCTGGCCGGCATGTTGATCCTGGTATTCAGCGTGTGTCTCGGTTGGTTTCCCGCATCCCACATGCACTCGGTGAACTCGGAAAATCTGGCTGGCGTTGCCCGAACGGCGGACCTCCTGCACCACCTCGCGCTTCCTGCTCTCTGTCTCGGCCTGATAGGTGCAGCCGGGACCGCCCGATACATGCGGACCTCCCTCCTCGACGTCCGCGCCTCGCGTTTCATGCTGGCGGCCCGGGCCCGGGGGATTCCGAACCGACGTCTCCTGATGGTCCACGCCCTGCGGCCGGCCCTGCTCCCCGTCGTCACCCTCTTCGGTCTGGCACTGCCGATCCTCGTCTCCGGGTCGGTTGTGATCGAGACGATTTTCTCATGGCCCGGCATGGGGCAGGTGGCGTACAGCGCGGCGCGGGCACGCGACGTGCCGCTCATCCTCGGCGCGACACTGGTCGGGGCGGCGGCGGTCATCATCGGCAACCTGGTTGCGGATCTGTTGTATGCAATGGTCGACCCCCGTGCTCGGAGCGCACGGTGA
- a CDS encoding ABC transporter substrate-binding protein, producing the protein MKCRIWLLSVLALLVASCSPTSTTERPVDTIIIGIESDIQSWNPFLAEDASNEEILALIYPSLAVEQTDYQNHPPSFEPSLAESWQYSDDGLELTLTLRDDAVWSDGVPVTPEDVLFSWRAQTSEALGWMWSDITDNIQEVEKIDDRTVRFTFTHRYPYQLMDVNDGPIVPAHAWAEIPFEAWEETDWSDHVLSAGPYRVASHTRQQEIVLEKNPTYWVPDRPRIARIVFRVVPSKNSLFTQFLAGELDLVNGVPPTEATKVQTDPDLELRIFQDRSYTHVCWNVDNPLFADENIRRALGLAIDRQTLIDVVYEGFARPSIGPVLSTMWAFNQELEPLAFDPSEATRLLNDAGWEDSDGDGILDRDGQEFSFEILAPSVSEVRQDVALMIERDLGRIGIEVVPRFIEWGAVQAAVSTADFDAFVNRWIEPTQVDLEGIWRSTPPDIPTFNFGRYANAEVDHLLDEVAMAADFETQKPLLDRIQEIIVADQPYTFLVENVRLVGVNSRISGADINDAAIFFNIEDWYIDQ; encoded by the coding sequence ATGAAATGCCGAATCTGGCTCCTGTCGGTCCTCGCCCTTCTGGTTGCCTCCTGCTCACCCACCTCGACCACTGAGCGACCTGTGGACACAATCATCATTGGTATCGAGTCCGACATCCAGAGCTGGAATCCCTTCCTCGCCGAGGACGCCTCGAACGAAGAAATCCTTGCCCTGATCTACCCCTCCCTGGCAGTTGAACAGACCGACTACCAGAATCACCCGCCGTCGTTCGAGCCATCCCTCGCGGAGTCATGGCAGTACTCTGATGACGGCCTCGAGCTGACGTTGACACTGCGCGATGATGCCGTGTGGAGCGACGGTGTCCCGGTGACACCCGAGGACGTGCTCTTCAGCTGGCGGGCGCAGACCTCGGAAGCGCTCGGATGGATGTGGTCGGACATCACTGACAACATTCAGGAGGTGGAAAAGATCGACGATCGGACCGTCCGGTTCACTTTCACCCACCGCTATCCGTACCAACTCATGGACGTCAACGATGGACCGATCGTCCCTGCTCACGCATGGGCCGAGATTCCATTCGAAGCCTGGGAGGAAACCGATTGGAGTGATCACGTGCTGTCCGCCGGGCCGTATAGAGTCGCCAGCCACACGCGGCAGCAGGAGATCGTCCTCGAGAAGAACCCGACCTACTGGGTGCCCGATCGCCCGCGGATCGCACGAATCGTCTTCCGCGTTGTTCCGTCGAAAAACTCACTCTTCACCCAGTTCCTGGCCGGGGAACTCGATCTGGTCAACGGCGTGCCGCCGACCGAAGCCACCAAGGTCCAGACGGATCCTGACCTCGAGCTCAGGATTTTTCAGGATCGCTCCTACACCCACGTCTGTTGGAACGTCGACAATCCGCTTTTCGCGGATGAAAACATTCGTCGCGCGCTCGGCCTCGCGATTGACCGCCAAACCCTGATCGACGTCGTGTACGAGGGATTTGCCCGACCATCGATAGGGCCCGTGCTATCGACCATGTGGGCCTTCAACCAGGAGCTGGAACCGCTCGCTTTCGATCCCTCTGAGGCAACTCGGTTGTTGAATGACGCCGGATGGGAGGACAGTGACGGTGACGGCATTCTGGACCGTGACGGTCAGGAATTCAGCTTCGAGATCCTGGCTCCTTCCGTGAGCGAGGTGCGCCAGGATGTCGCACTGATGATCGAACGCGACCTGGGCCGCATCGGCATCGAAGTCGTACCGAGATTCATTGAATGGGGAGCCGTTCAGGCGGCGGTCAGCACGGCAGACTTCGACGCCTTCGTCAACCGATGGATCGAACCGACCCAGGTGGATCTGGAGGGCATCTGGCGCAGCACACCTCCGGACATCCCCACATTCAACTTCGGGCGGTACGCGAACGCCGAGGTCGACCACCTGCTCGACGAAGTGGCGATGGCTGCTGATTTCGAGACCCAAAAGCCTCTCCTCGACCGGATTCAGGAGATCATCGTCGCCGATCAGCCCTACACTTTCCTCGTGGAGAACGTCAGGCTCGTTGGTGTCAACTCGAGGATTTCGGGCGCAGACATCAATGACGCGGCCATCTTTTTCAACATCGAGGATTGGTACATCGACCAATAG
- the purH gene encoding bifunctional phosphoribosylaminoimidazolecarboxamide formyltransferase/IMP cyclohydrolase, translating to MAGIALISVSDKTGLDRLGRGLVDLGWKIISTGGTSRALRDAGCEVLEVSRHTGFPEILGGRVKTLHPWVFAGILAAPTAEHEAELSKLEIPNIDLVVVNLYPFRETVAREGADLEESVEQIDIGGPSLIRAAAKNHARVTVVVDPADYEEILEELTVGEPGDEFRRRLAVKAFRHTAAYDSAIAAHLPRLMGEERPAASAEVAEKLLSCREVELRYGENPHQWGVLGRSAAARGLAGARQIQGKALSYNNLGDATGAWRLVWDLPGAGVAVIKHANPCGVGVDDNMAEAFRKARATDPVSAFGGVIAANQEVDGSFAELVVEQFAEVVIAPGFGKHAREVFARKKNLRVLEAEPAREGGLVVRDVDGGFLIQSADGGWDGEEREIVTEREPDQDEMRALELAWRVVKHVSSNAIVVGVEDRILGIGAGQMSRVDAAKISVAKAVEMGHDLAGSVAASDAFFPFPDGVEALSEAGVRAVIQPGGSIRDGQVVEACNQLGVAMVLTRRRHFRH from the coding sequence ATGGCCGGAATCGCGTTGATCTCGGTGTCCGACAAGACCGGATTGGATCGGCTGGGACGCGGGTTGGTCGATCTCGGCTGGAAGATCATTTCGACAGGTGGTACCTCCCGCGCGCTCCGTGACGCGGGTTGCGAGGTGCTCGAGGTCAGCCGCCACACCGGTTTTCCGGAAATCCTTGGTGGACGAGTCAAGACGCTCCATCCGTGGGTCTTCGCAGGGATCCTCGCGGCGCCGACCGCCGAGCACGAGGCCGAGCTGTCGAAGCTGGAGATTCCGAACATCGACCTAGTGGTCGTCAATCTCTACCCGTTTCGGGAGACAGTAGCTCGAGAGGGTGCGGATCTCGAGGAGTCGGTCGAACAGATCGACATCGGTGGGCCGAGTCTGATCCGAGCGGCCGCAAAGAACCACGCCCGGGTGACAGTCGTCGTTGATCCCGCAGATTATGAGGAGATTCTCGAAGAATTGACTGTTGGTGAGCCTGGCGACGAGTTCCGTCGGCGGCTGGCGGTCAAGGCGTTTCGTCACACTGCCGCTTATGATTCCGCAATCGCCGCTCACCTGCCGCGCCTGATGGGAGAGGAACGACCGGCAGCCTCGGCCGAGGTGGCGGAGAAGCTCCTGAGCTGTCGCGAAGTGGAGCTACGCTATGGAGAGAACCCGCATCAATGGGGAGTCCTGGGACGCAGTGCGGCCGCTCGCGGCCTGGCGGGAGCTCGCCAGATTCAGGGTAAGGCACTCTCCTACAACAATCTCGGTGACGCCACAGGAGCATGGCGGTTGGTTTGGGATCTTCCGGGCGCCGGGGTCGCGGTGATCAAGCATGCGAACCCGTGCGGCGTCGGAGTCGACGACAACATGGCGGAAGCGTTCCGCAAAGCACGTGCTACTGACCCGGTGTCGGCGTTTGGCGGAGTGATTGCGGCAAATCAGGAGGTCGATGGTTCGTTCGCCGAGTTGGTTGTGGAACAGTTTGCAGAGGTCGTCATCGCGCCCGGCTTCGGGAAACACGCACGCGAGGTCTTCGCTCGGAAGAAGAATCTGCGGGTGCTCGAAGCCGAACCGGCTCGGGAAGGCGGGCTGGTTGTGCGTGACGTCGACGGCGGATTCCTGATCCAGAGCGCGGACGGCGGTTGGGACGGGGAGGAGAGGGAGATCGTCACCGAAAGGGAACCCGACCAGGACGAAATGCGTGCTCTCGAACTCGCATGGCGAGTAGTCAAGCACGTCAGTTCAAACGCGATCGTGGTCGGCGTCGAGGACCGGATCCTGGGGATTGGCGCCGGTCAGATGAGCCGGGTGGATGCCGCCAAGATCTCGGTCGCCAAGGCTGTCGAAATGGGTCATGACCTGGCGGGAAGCGTCGCGGCGTCCGATGCGTTCTTCCCGTTTCCGGACGGGGTCGAGGCTCTCAGTGAAGCGGGCGTTCGCGCTGTGATTCAACCCGGGGGATCGATTCGCGACGGTCAGGTGGTCGAAGCGTGCAACCAGCTCGGTGTGGCGATGGTTCTGACTCGCAGACGGCATTTCAGACATTGA
- a CDS encoding outer-membrane lipoprotein carrier protein LolA, translating into MSTRSFFRVVFSIVACAASICLAPRSDAQVTGMAALEALSTALQAEVAWQASYRQEYIAAGMGAGEEVTGKVVVGWPDRAVFVADSPSRQQMGLDGRLVRLLDAEIPSCDEHLLDDDEWARVPLAAVLDPRGAVDRFSVLDHGDLGFVLVPREPGGVERVIVVLGEGHLPNEVIVVDPQGSTNHLWFSGWESVQGPPNGVWLPEPPLGLDCISDS; encoded by the coding sequence TTGAGCACTCGTTCTTTCTTCAGAGTGGTCTTCTCGATCGTGGCGTGTGCCGCTTCGATCTGCCTTGCGCCGCGATCCGATGCACAAGTGACGGGGATGGCTGCGCTGGAGGCCTTGAGTACGGCCCTCCAGGCCGAAGTGGCGTGGCAGGCTTCCTATCGGCAGGAGTACATCGCGGCGGGTATGGGAGCAGGAGAAGAGGTCACCGGGAAGGTCGTCGTGGGCTGGCCCGACCGTGCGGTTTTTGTCGCAGACAGCCCATCCCGGCAACAAATGGGCCTCGACGGGCGGCTCGTGCGGTTGCTTGATGCCGAGATACCGAGCTGCGACGAGCATCTTCTCGACGATGACGAATGGGCGAGGGTGCCACTGGCAGCGGTACTCGATCCGAGAGGTGCGGTGGACCGGTTTTCGGTCCTCGATCACGGGGATCTTGGGTTTGTCCTCGTTCCGCGGGAGCCCGGAGGCGTTGAGCGGGTGATTGTTGTTCTCGGGGAAGGGCATCTGCCGAACGAGGTGATCGTGGTTGATCCGCAAGGATCGACGAATCATCTCTGGTTTTCCGGCTGGGAGTCGGTACAGGGTCCACCGAACGGAGTTTGGCTACCCGAGCCGCCTCTAGGTCTGGACTGTATTTCCGACAGTTAA
- a CDS encoding polyprenyl synthetase family protein produces MKATVTSLRQARQIREVFGPIIDRLDEVNAFFDREFRGAQPMVRDVVTYVLGSGGKRLRPAFVLLVSKMLGYKGERDVRYAAIVEMIHTATLIHDDIIDGSDLRRGKPTANNTWGNQKTVLVGDWLYTRTMDLCLELGDVEMMRVLTSATLRMTEGEILADQIRGSLDVDEPTYMDITQRKTAELFAAACALPALFQPSTLHLTEQLLEFGRNVGISFQLVDDLLDFTADRAALGKPVMADLLEGHVTLPIILLLERLDQSTRDRFEEVVSSRSFDAISEGELLQMVRMSGVLDEVLRRAKMHSTEAVEKAQAFPPGPERDALIHACRLLLDRGM; encoded by the coding sequence ATGAAGGCGACGGTCACCTCGCTCAGGCAGGCACGGCAGATTCGTGAGGTCTTCGGACCGATCATTGATCGATTGGACGAGGTCAACGCATTCTTCGATCGAGAGTTTCGAGGCGCGCAGCCGATGGTTCGCGACGTCGTTACCTACGTCCTTGGGAGCGGCGGAAAGCGCCTTCGCCCGGCGTTCGTACTTTTAGTGAGCAAGATGCTCGGCTACAAGGGCGAGCGGGATGTCCGCTACGCGGCAATCGTCGAGATGATCCATACCGCGACCCTCATCCACGACGACATCATCGACGGTTCGGACTTGCGTCGGGGAAAACCTACTGCAAACAACACATGGGGCAACCAGAAGACAGTCTTGGTCGGAGACTGGCTTTATACGCGGACCATGGATCTTTGCCTCGAACTCGGCGATGTGGAGATGATGCGCGTGTTGACGTCGGCTACCCTGCGGATGACCGAAGGCGAGATTCTGGCCGATCAGATCCGTGGAAGCCTCGACGTCGACGAGCCGACCTACATGGACATCACACAGCGAAAGACTGCAGAGCTGTTTGCAGCGGCCTGTGCTCTACCAGCCCTTTTTCAGCCCTCGACCCTTCATCTCACCGAGCAACTGCTCGAGTTCGGACGCAACGTCGGGATCTCTTTCCAGCTGGTCGACGACCTGCTCGATTTCACGGCCGACCGTGCCGCGCTCGGCAAGCCGGTGATGGCCGATCTGCTCGAGGGTCACGTCACGTTGCCGATCATCCTTCTCCTCGAACGGCTCGATCAATCGACTCGTGACCGGTTTGAAGAGGTCGTGTCGAGCCGCTCCTTCGACGCAATCTCGGAGGGTGAACTCTTGCAGATGGTCCGCATGTCAGGAGTTCTCGACGAGGTTCTCAGACGAGCGAAGATGCACTCCACCGAGGCTGTGGAAAAGGCGCAGGCATTCCCTCCCGGTCCCGAACGCGACGCTCTGATTCACGCCTGCCGGCTCCTGCTCGACCGCGGCATGTAG